A window of Chitinophaga sp. MM2321 contains these coding sequences:
- a CDS encoding M23 family metallopeptidase: MIIYSLLCITLALAVYSLYLLWKAGSRPLAQAFMYLLPGLSLGVFLYLFGTWIYLSLYSKYFFGGCLVLFSASVLVREKRTGQPLPTRWKQGVYLFFTGVFTIASILYFTGTTGKPATVALAFPLKSGRYFVLQGGKGLPTNVFHFTLRGAIYAMDIVKLNKWGGRANRIFSRKLEDYEIFNDTVYAPCDGVVRRAYSNNPDNIPPAMDRGPKNTNQVLLEGATCYFFAAHLKMGSVIVTEGQEVKTGQALGCVGNSGFSTEPHLHMQAHAKEAGVPWYKAKPLYMLFNGKGYLLNEVINAR, translated from the coding sequence ATGATCATCTATTCTTTATTATGTATTACGCTGGCATTGGCCGTATATAGTTTATATCTGCTCTGGAAGGCTGGTAGCCGCCCGCTGGCACAAGCTTTCATGTATCTGTTGCCCGGTCTTTCATTAGGTGTGTTCCTTTATTTGTTTGGCACCTGGATTTATCTCTCCCTCTATTCAAAATATTTTTTTGGAGGTTGTCTCGTACTCTTCAGTGCCTCGGTGCTGGTCCGCGAAAAGCGCACGGGCCAACCGTTACCGACACGCTGGAAACAAGGTGTCTACCTGTTTTTTACAGGTGTGTTTACGATAGCATCTATCCTTTATTTTACCGGAACCACCGGCAAACCGGCTACGGTGGCCCTGGCGTTTCCGCTTAAATCGGGCCGGTACTTTGTATTGCAGGGCGGGAAAGGATTGCCTACCAATGTGTTTCATTTCACGTTGCGTGGCGCCATTTATGCGATGGATATTGTAAAGCTCAATAAATGGGGAGGGCGCGCCAACAGGATCTTTTCAAGAAAGCTGGAAGACTATGAGATCTTTAATGATACCGTATATGCCCCCTGCGACGGCGTGGTCAGAAGGGCGTACAGCAACAACCCTGATAACATCCCACCGGCTATGGACCGGGGCCCGAAAAACACCAACCAGGTATTGCTGGAAGGCGCTACCTGCTACTTCTTTGCTGCTCACCTGAAAATGGGTAGCGTAATAGTTACAGAAGGACAGGAAGTGAAAACCGGGCAGGCGCTCGGTTGTGTAGGTAATTCAGGTTTCAGCACAGAACCGCACCTTCATATGCAGGCACACGCCAAAGAAGCGGGTGTGCCCTGGTATAAAGCAAAACCACTGTATATGTTGTTTAACGGAAAAGGTTATCTGTTGAATGAAGTGATCAACGCCAGGTAA